The following coding sequences lie in one Natrarchaeobius halalkaliphilus genomic window:
- the cheB gene encoding chemotaxis-specific protein-glutamate methyltransferase CheB has translation MTRVLVVDDSRFMRTVIGNALSRAGYEVETAENGADSLEAVQAFEPDVVTMDVQMPVMDGIEAVERIMTTDPIPILMLSAYTDEGTDATLEALDSGAVDFLTKPDGSSSRNVAHLIEDLIETVDSLADADVSSLAVAHTASAARSVRAVRASQPSFEPSSSSGPALGSSAKLRSATPAAGKPGPDRLADPHSSRVEFDDCLADPTIVIGASTGGPKIVERLLERLPRSLEATGLVVQHMPAEFTRRFAERLDGRTAYDVREAGHDERIDPGEIVVAPGGEHLVVTANVGGSLRVRLDDGDPVNGVRPSIDVTMESVAEHVTDPICGVVLTGMGSDGAAGIEAISDAGGATIAQDEATSPVFGIPARAIQTGCVDRVAAEPDIADEIVETCTGEHRD, from the coding sequence ATGACGCGAGTACTCGTTGTCGATGATTCACGGTTCATGCGGACGGTTATCGGCAACGCACTCTCTCGCGCCGGATACGAGGTCGAAACGGCCGAAAACGGCGCTGATTCTCTCGAGGCGGTCCAGGCGTTCGAACCGGATGTCGTAACGATGGACGTCCAGATGCCTGTTATGGACGGCATCGAAGCCGTCGAACGGATTATGACGACCGACCCGATCCCGATTCTCATGCTCAGCGCGTACACGGACGAGGGAACCGACGCAACCCTCGAGGCGCTCGATAGCGGGGCCGTCGACTTCCTCACGAAACCCGACGGATCGAGCTCGCGGAACGTCGCCCACCTGATCGAAGACCTCATCGAAACCGTCGACAGCCTCGCTGATGCCGACGTCTCGTCGCTCGCAGTCGCCCACACGGCCTCGGCCGCTCGGTCGGTTCGAGCGGTCCGAGCCTCACAACCTTCCTTTGAGCCCTCGTCGTCTTCGGGACCGGCTCTCGGATCGTCCGCGAAGCTGCGATCGGCCACCCCGGCCGCCGGCAAACCGGGACCCGATCGGTTGGCTGATCCGCACTCGAGTCGCGTCGAATTCGATGACTGCCTCGCGGATCCGACCATCGTGATCGGTGCGTCGACCGGCGGTCCGAAGATCGTCGAACGCCTGCTCGAACGGCTCCCGAGGTCGCTCGAGGCGACCGGTCTCGTGGTTCAGCACATGCCGGCCGAGTTCACCAGGCGGTTCGCAGAGCGCCTCGATGGGCGAACCGCATACGACGTCCGCGAGGCCGGTCACGACGAGCGGATCGACCCTGGAGAGATCGTGGTCGCACCCGGAGGAGAACACCTGGTGGTGACGGCCAACGTCGGCGGTTCTCTCCGGGTCCGACTCGATGACGGCGATCCCGTCAACGGCGTTCGCCCGTCGATCGACGTCACGATGGAAAGCGTCGCAGAGCACGTCACCGACCCCATCTGCGGCGTCGTTCTGACCGGAATGGGAAGCGACGGTGCGGCCGGTATCGAGGCGATCAGCGACGCCGGCGGGGCGACGATCGCACAGGACGAGGCGACGAGTCCCGTCTTCGGTATCCCCGCACGGGCGATCCAGACCGGATGCGTCGATCGGGTCGCGGCCGAACCCGACATCGCTGATGAGATCGTCGAGACCTGTACGGGTGAGCATCGTGACTGA
- a CDS encoding response regulator, with the protein MSTGVLIVDDSHFMRNLLEQILEQDYRIIGEATNGAEAVKLYKEHDPDIVMMDIVMPKCNGIKATAAIKKIDPSARVIMCTSVGQREKMKLAVKAGADGYVTKPFEEPSVKKALTDVAAA; encoded by the coding sequence ATGTCGACAGGGGTCCTTATCGTAGACGACTCTCATTTTATGAGAAATCTGCTCGAGCAAATCTTAGAGCAGGATTACCGCATCATCGGAGAGGCGACGAACGGTGCCGAGGCGGTCAAACTGTACAAAGAACACGATCCCGATATCGTCATGATGGACATCGTGATGCCGAAGTGTAACGGAATTAAAGCGACAGCCGCGATCAAGAAGATCGACCCGAGCGCTCGCGTGATTATGTGTACGAGCGTCGGTCAGCGAGAGAAGATGAAACTCGCCGTCAAAGCCGGTGCCGACGGCTACGTCACGAAACCCTTCGAAGAACCGAGCGTAAAAAAGGCACTCACGGACGTCGCCGCGGCATGA
- a CDS encoding chemotaxis protein CheW, translating to MRTKMAPDLPEKLPGIDIDEADDDRRRESLDESEAALRVVRFEIGTHQLAVPVDVVRTIADVPSDFTRVPRAPKAIEGLTDLRGEVTAVIDLTAYFPSDDGHPDANQLLVFDPPADEQPAAIRVSEVLGIDTVSDDDITDAADTDVLEYSGDALEHPLVEALIERERQSIPQEGKRSPTEVTLEAADGTNRSERGSTALDRPTSSDAASDSELVESNGDKRISTGSGERSQRRVVVDVVPLVSVEDVLLASGHPISAD from the coding sequence ATGCGTACGAAGATGGCCCCGGATCTCCCCGAAAAGCTGCCTGGAATCGATATCGACGAGGCGGACGACGACCGTCGTCGAGAGTCTCTGGACGAATCCGAAGCGGCCCTCCGCGTCGTCCGGTTCGAAATCGGCACCCACCAGCTCGCCGTGCCAGTCGATGTCGTCAGAACGATCGCGGACGTTCCGTCCGATTTCACGCGAGTACCGCGGGCACCGAAAGCGATCGAGGGGCTGACTGATCTTCGGGGGGAGGTGACCGCGGTGATTGATTTGACGGCATATTTCCCGAGTGACGACGGCCATCCCGACGCGAATCAGCTACTCGTATTCGACCCGCCAGCCGACGAGCAGCCCGCCGCGATCCGGGTCAGCGAAGTCCTCGGTATCGACACGGTATCCGACGACGACATCACCGACGCTGCCGACACCGACGTGCTCGAGTACTCCGGTGACGCCCTCGAGCATCCACTCGTCGAGGCGCTCATCGAACGCGAGCGCCAATCGATACCCCAGGAAGGCAAGCGTTCTCCGACCGAGGTCACCCTCGAGGCGGCCGACGGAACGAACCGATCGGAACGCGGTTCGACCGCGCTCGACCGTCCGACCTCGAGTGACGCCGCGTCGGACTCCGAGCTCGTCGAGTCCAACGGCGATAAGCGAATTTCGACGGGGAGTGGCGAACGGTCACAGCGGCGCGTCGTCGTCGACGTCGTTCCGCTCGTCAGCGTCGAAGACGTTCTACTGGCGTCCGGCCATCCCATCTCTGCCGATTAA
- a CDS encoding chemotaxis protein CheW — translation MSSPSSRDERAAESDRITVLPFSLGGTRYCVRVDAIESVVGVAKAGLLENAADPWAAGSTAVDGTRVRVVDLLRVIEPARSRTDDPTLLVCRETDERGAHYGWVVGTVDSTETVRTDDVVTASASAQFIEGRIERPDGAVIWLNDREING, via the coding sequence ATGTCGTCGCCCTCCAGTCGTGACGAGCGAGCCGCCGAATCCGATCGGATAACCGTCCTTCCGTTCTCACTCGGTGGAACGCGGTACTGTGTCCGGGTTGACGCGATCGAATCAGTCGTCGGCGTCGCCAAAGCGGGATTGCTCGAGAACGCAGCGGACCCGTGGGCTGCGGGCTCGACCGCCGTCGACGGGACGCGGGTTCGCGTCGTCGACCTCCTGCGGGTGATCGAACCCGCGCGTTCACGAACTGACGATCCGACGCTCCTGGTCTGTCGAGAAACGGATGAACGCGGAGCCCACTACGGGTGGGTCGTCGGCACCGTCGACAGCACGGAAACCGTCCGTACTGACGACGTGGTGACCGCGAGCGCGAGCGCACAGTTCATCGAGGGTCGGATCGAACGTCCGGACGGAGCGGTGATCTGGCTCAACGACCGGGAGATAAACGGCTAA
- a CDS encoding universal stress protein produces the protein MTLLVPFDASTLATNALAKAATFGELLEEPVVVLTVLPDDAEYARSRGWITEGEPFDREAIERGLRGRAEDVAPNATFRTERVSSDEPTATATTEVVREIRRVAGDVEASVVFIGSENAGSVIAPQSSIGSPVANDQRYDVYVVRQPDAEDRPETTGSIRDDGYGL, from the coding sequence ATGACACTGCTCGTTCCGTTCGACGCCTCGACGCTGGCGACGAACGCACTGGCGAAGGCGGCGACGTTCGGAGAACTCCTCGAGGAACCGGTCGTCGTTCTGACGGTCCTTCCGGACGATGCCGAATACGCGCGGAGCCGAGGCTGGATCACGGAGGGTGAACCGTTCGATCGAGAAGCGATCGAACGCGGGCTTCGGGGCCGCGCAGAAGACGTCGCACCGAACGCGACGTTCCGGACCGAGCGAGTCAGCTCCGACGAACCGACGGCAACGGCCACGACCGAGGTCGTTCGAGAGATTCGACGCGTTGCCGGCGACGTGGAGGCGAGCGTCGTCTTTATCGGATCCGAAAACGCCGGTTCGGTGATCGCACCCCAGTCGAGCATCGGCAGCCCCGTCGCGAACGACCAGCGCTACGACGTCTACGTCGTCCGCCAACCCGACGCTGAGGATCGTCCTGAGACGACCGGCTCGATCCGAGACGACGGATACGGTCTGTGA
- the acs gene encoding acetate--CoA ligase codes for MDDRNGWGRDRPVPAGSPHQPPESFVEQANVTDEAIDEKFEENWPECWERAAGSLSWDEPFDTVLEDGDAPLYRWFAGGKLNASFNCVDRHLEADRKTHAAIRWEGKHGERETYTYRDLYVAVNELAAALRELDVEEDDVVTIYLPMIPELPIAMLACARIGAPHNVVFAGLSADALAARMDAADSEFLITCDGYYRRGDAFNQKGKADNARLSLEADVRTVVVDHLGADLPHVLGDDEYDYHDLREEFAGRTVDPVPRDAEDMLFLMYTSGTTGEPKGVVHTTGGYLAHVAWTSHAVLDVKPEDTYWCAADIGWITGHSYIVYGPLALGTTTVMYEGTPDYPDRDRLWEIVDRNAVDVFYTAPTAIRAFMKWGEQYPASHDLSSLRLLGTVGEPISPRPWNWYRERVGGGCPVVDTWWQTETGAMMLSTLPGIDEMKPGAAGPALPGIEARVVDETGADVAAGEAGYLTITRPWPGMARTLYDGDDRYRAEYWEPFSDPETGDWRYFSGDTASIDEDGYVTVLGRVDDVITVSGRRLSTMEIESAITDVAGVAESAVVGRSSDREGTEIYAYVSTEGGFEPTDDIRDAIVDSVGGAIGPVATPHEIVFTPELPKTRSGKIMRRLLEDIVNGEELEDTSALRNPEIVGEIQTGREE; via the coding sequence ATGGACGATCGGAACGGATGGGGCCGCGACCGACCGGTTCCCGCCGGATCGCCCCATCAGCCCCCCGAATCGTTCGTCGAACAGGCGAACGTGACGGACGAGGCGATCGACGAGAAGTTCGAAGAGAACTGGCCCGAGTGCTGGGAGCGAGCCGCCGGATCGCTCTCGTGGGACGAACCGTTCGACACCGTCCTCGAGGACGGGGACGCACCCCTGTATCGGTGGTTCGCGGGCGGGAAGCTCAACGCTTCGTTCAACTGCGTCGACCGGCATCTCGAGGCCGACCGAAAGACCCACGCCGCGATCCGCTGGGAGGGAAAACACGGCGAGCGCGAGACGTACACCTACCGGGACCTGTACGTGGCGGTCAACGAGTTGGCGGCTGCGCTCCGTGAACTCGACGTCGAAGAGGACGACGTCGTGACGATCTACCTGCCGATGATCCCGGAGTTGCCGATCGCGATGCTCGCCTGCGCTCGCATCGGCGCGCCACACAACGTCGTCTTCGCCGGACTCTCGGCCGATGCGCTCGCGGCGCGGATGGACGCCGCTGACAGCGAATTTCTCATCACCTGCGACGGCTACTACCGTCGCGGAGACGCGTTCAATCAGAAAGGAAAGGCCGACAACGCCCGGCTCTCGCTCGAGGCCGACGTTCGAACCGTCGTCGTCGATCACCTCGGTGCGGACCTTCCCCACGTTCTGGGGGACGACGAGTACGATTATCACGATCTCCGCGAGGAGTTTGCCGGCCGGACCGTCGATCCCGTCCCGCGAGATGCCGAGGACATGCTGTTTCTGATGTACACCTCGGGAACGACGGGAGAGCCCAAGGGAGTCGTTCACACGACCGGAGGCTACCTCGCACACGTCGCCTGGACGAGTCACGCGGTCCTCGACGTCAAGCCCGAGGACACCTACTGGTGTGCGGCCGACATCGGCTGGATCACGGGCCACTCCTACATCGTCTACGGCCCGCTCGCGCTGGGGACGACGACCGTCATGTACGAGGGCACTCCCGACTACCCGGACCGCGACCGCCTCTGGGAGATCGTCGACCGCAACGCGGTGGACGTCTTCTATACGGCACCGACGGCGATCCGCGCGTTCATGAAGTGGGGCGAACAGTACCCGGCAAGCCACGACCTCTCGAGTCTCCGATTGCTCGGCACCGTCGGCGAGCCGATCAGCCCGCGGCCCTGGAACTGGTACCGCGAACGCGTCGGCGGCGGCTGTCCGGTCGTCGACACCTGGTGGCAGACCGAAACCGGCGCGATGATGCTCTCGACGCTTCCCGGTATCGACGAGATGAAACCGGGTGCTGCGGGGCCGGCGCTTCCGGGAATCGAGGCTCGCGTCGTCGACGAGACCGGAGCCGACGTCGCAGCCGGCGAGGCGGGCTATCTCACCATCACTCGCCCGTGGCCCGGAATGGCTCGAACGCTGTACGACGGCGACGATCGCTACCGCGCGGAGTACTGGGAACCGTTCTCCGATCCCGAAACCGGCGATTGGCGATACTTCAGCGGCGACACCGCCTCGATCGACGAGGACGGCTACGTCACCGTTCTCGGCCGCGTCGACGACGTGATCACCGTCTCCGGCCGGCGACTGAGTACGATGGAGATCGAGAGCGCGATCACCGACGTCGCCGGCGTCGCTGAGTCCGCCGTCGTCGGCCGCTCGAGCGACCGTGAAGGAACCGAGATCTACGCCTACGTGAGCACCGAAGGTGGGTTCGAACCCACCGACGACATCCGCGACGCGATCGTCGACAGCGTCGGCGGCGCGATCGGACCGGTCGCGACGCCCCACGAGATCGTGTTCACGCCCGAACTCCCGAAGACGCGCTCCGGGAAGATCATGCGCCGCCTGCTCGAGGACATCGTAAACGGCGAGGAACTCGAGGACACGAGTGCGCTTCGAAACCCCGAGATCGTCGGAGAGATCCAGACCGGACGCGAGGAGTGA